A section of the Lepus europaeus isolate LE1 chromosome 10, mLepTim1.pri, whole genome shotgun sequence genome encodes:
- the SLC32A1 gene encoding vesicular inhibitory amino acid transporter, whose amino-acid sequence MATLLRSKLSNVATSVSNKSQAKVSGMFARMGFQAATDEEAVGFAHCDDLDFEHRQGLQMDILKAEGEPCGDEGAEPPVEGDIHYQRGGGAPLPPSGSKDQAVGAGGEFGGHDKPKITAWEAGWNVTNAIQGMFVLGLPYAILHGGYLGLFLIIFAAVVCCYTGKILIACLYEENEDGEVVRVRDSYVAIANACCAPRFPTLGGRVVNVAQIIELVMTCILYVVVSGNLMYNSFPGLPVSQKSWSIIATAVLLPCAFLKNLKAVSKFSLLCTLAHFVINILVIAYCLSRARDWAWEKVKFYIDVKKFPISIGIIVFSYTSQIFLPSLEGNMQQPSEFHCMMNWTHIAACVLKGLFALVAYLTWADETKEVITDNLPGSIRAVVNIFLVAKALLSYPLPFFAAVEVLEKSLFQEGSRAFFPACYGGDGRLKSWGLTLRCALVVFTLLMAIYVPHFALLMGLTGSLTGAGLCFLLPSLFHLRLLWRKLLWHQVFFDVAIFVIGGICSVSGFVHSLEGLIEAYRTNAED is encoded by the exons ATGGCCACCCTGCTCCGCAGCAAGCTGTCCAATGTGGCCACGTCCGTGTCCAACAAGTCCCAGGCCAAGGTGAGCGGCATGTTTGCCAGGATGGGCTTTCAGGCGGCCACGGACGAGGAGGCGGTGGGTTTCGCGCACTGCGACGACCTCGACTTTGAGCACCGCCAGGGCCTGCAGATGGACATCCTGAAAGCCGAGGGCGAGCCCTGCGGCGACGAGGGCGCCGAGCCGCCCGTCGAGGGAGACATCCACTACCAGCGCGGCGGCGGCGCGCCCCTGCCGCCCTCGGGATCCAAGGACCAGGCCGTGGGGGCTGGCGGCGAGTTCGGGGGCCACGACAAGCCCAAGATCACGGCGTGGGAGGCGGGCTGGAATGTGACCAACGCCATCCAG GGCATGTTCGTGCTGGGCCTCCCCTACGCCATCCTGCACGGCGGCTATCTGGGGCTGTTCCTCATCATCTTCGCCGCCGTGGTGTGCTGCTACACTGGCAAGATCCTCATCGCGTGCCTGTACGAGGAGAACGAGGACGGCGAGGTGGTGCGCGTGCGGGACTCCTACGTGGCCATCGCCAACGCTTGCTGCGCCCCGCGCTTCCCCACGCTGGGCGGTCGCGTGGTGAACGTGGCGCAGATCATCGAGCTGGTGATGACATGCATCCTGTACGTGGTGGTGAGCGGCAACCTCATGTACAACAGCTTCCCTGGGCTGCCCGTGTCGCAGAAGTCCTGGTCCATCATCGCCACGGCCGTGCTGCTGCCCTGCGCCTTCCTCAAGAACCTCAAGGCCGTGTCCAAGTTCAGCCTGCTGTGCACGCTGGCCCACTTCGTCATCAACATCCTGGTCATAGCCTACTGCCTGTCGCGCGCGCGCGACTGGGCCTGGGAGAAGGTCAAATTCTACATCGACGTCAAGAAGTTCCCCATCTCCATCGGCATCATCGTGTTCAGCTACACGTCGCAGATCTTCCTGCCTTCGCTGGAGGGCAACATGCAGCAGCCCAGCGAGTTCCACTGTATGATGAACTGGACGCACATCGCCGCCTGCGTGCTCAAGGGCCTCTTCGCGCTCGTCGCCTACCTCACCTGGGCGGATGAGACCAAGGAGGTCATTACGGATAACCTGCCCGGCTCCATCCGCGCCGTGGTCAACATCTTTCTGGTGGCCAAGGCGCTCCTGTCCTACCCTCTGCCCTTCTTCGCCGCCGTGGAGGTGCTGGAGAAGTCGCTCTTCCAGGAAGGCAGCCGCGCCTTCTTCCCCGCCTGCTACGGCGGCGACGGGCGCCTCAAGTCGTGGGGGCTGACGCTCCGCTGCGCGCTCGTGGTCTTCACGTTGCTCATGGCCATCTACGTGCCGCATTTCGCGCTGCTCATGGGCCTCACGGGCAGCCTCACGGGCGccggcctctgcttcctgctgcccaGCCTCTTCCACCTGCGCCTGCTCTGGCGCAAGCTGCTGTGGCACCAGGTCTTCTTCGACGTCGCCATCTTCGTCATCGGCGGCATCTGCAGCGTGTCCGGCTTCGTGCACTCCCTGGAGGGCCTCATCGAGGCCTACCGAACCAACGCGGAGGACTAA